From one Lotus japonicus ecotype B-129 chromosome 3, LjGifu_v1.2 genomic stretch:
- the LOC130745368 gene encoding pentatricopeptide repeat-containing protein At1g12775, mitochondrial-like isoform X2 — MLNAAMSRSRLRYAVSVSILKLPPFLYTRSHSHSQSLRPSIHDADDNTVSLFNRMLYMHPTPPIFEFGKILTSLVKMKRYTTAVSLFHKMETRGINPDFIAMNILINCFCNMGHIHFAFSVLGKLFKRGYQPNTITLNALMKGLCLSGQVNKALQFHDHVVAHGFLLNQVSYGTLINGLCKMGETGAALQLLRKIQGLMVKPTVVMYNSIIDCLCKDKLVTDAYDLYSEMVVKGILPDVLTYNSLLYGFCILGQLKEAVDLLNEMFQKSINPNNYTFNILIDALGKEGKMKEAKNVLAMMIKEGVEPNVVTYSSLMDGYCLVNEMNKAKYVFNTMTQIGLSHDVRSYSIMINGLCKTKKVDEAVDLFEEMYSKNIIPNTVTYNCLIDGLCKSGRMSDVWKLIDRMHDKEKFKARVFSLMSSRTLYLLMDYAKVEELRTHRIFFRNF, encoded by the exons ATGTTGAATGCAGCAATGTCACGGTCAAGATTAAGGTATGCTGTCTCTGTTTCCATTCTCAAGCTTCCTCCTTTTCTATACACTcgctctcactctcactctcagtcTCTTCGCCCATCCATTCACGATGCTGATGATAACACCGTTTCCTTGTTCAATCGCATGCTGTATATGCATCCTACCCCACCCATCTTTGAATTTGGCAAGATTTTAACCTCCCTTGTCAAGATGAAGCGTTACACCACTGCCGTTTCCCTTTTTCACAAAATGGAAACCAGGGGAATTAATCCAGACTTTATTGCTATGAACATCTTGATCAATTGTTTCTGCAACATGGGTCATATCCATTTCGCCTTTTCTGTATTGGGCAAGCTTTTTAAGAGGGGTTACCAGCCAAATACCATAACCTTGAATGCACTCATGAAAGGTCTATGTCTTAGTGGTCAGGTCAATAAAGCTTTGCAATTTCATGACCATGTGGTAGCACATGGATTTCTGCTCAACCAAGTTAGTTATGGGACCTTGATCAATGGATTGTGTAAAATGGGAGAAACAGGTGCTGCCTTGCAGTTGCTGAGGAAGATCCAGGGGCTAATGGTTAAGCCTACTGTGGTAATGTATAATTCTATCATTGACTGCTTGTGCAAAGATAAACTTGTAACCGATGCCTATGATCTATATTCTGAAATGGTTGTCAAGGGAATTTTGCCTGATGTTCTCACTTACAATTCTCTATTGTATGGCTTTTGCATTCTGGGTCAGTTGAAAGAAGCAGTTGATTTGTTAAATGAAATGTTTCAGAAAAGCATCAACCCAAATAATTAtacttttaatatattaattgatGCTTTAGGTAAGGAAGGGAAGATGAAAGAAGCTAAAAATGTGTTAGCTATGATGATAAAAGAAGGCGTGGAACCGAATGTGGTTACTTATAGCTCTTTAATGGATGGTTATTGCTTAGTTAATGAAATGAACAAAGCAAAGTATGTATTCAACACTATGACCCAAATAGGATTGAGTCATGATGTCCGCAGCTATAGTATCATGATTAATGGTTTATGTAAGACTAAAAAGGTGGATGAAGCTGTGGATCTCTTTGAAGAAATGTATTCCAAAAATATCATTCCTAATACGGTAACATACAATTGCCTTATTGATGGTTTGTGCAAGTCAGGAAGAATGTCTGATGTTTGGAAGCTTATTGATAGGATGCATGATAAAG AAAAATTCAAGGCCAGGGTATTCAGCCTAATGAGTTCACGTACACTATACTTATTGATGGACTATGCAAAGGTGGAAGAGTTAAGGACGCACAGGATATTTTTCAGGAACTTTTGA
- the LOC130745368 gene encoding pentatricopeptide repeat-containing protein At1g62930, chloroplastic-like isoform X1, with protein sequence MLNAAMSRSRLRYAVSVSILKLPPFLYTRSHSHSQSLRPSIHDADDNTVSLFNRMLYMHPTPPIFEFGKILTSLVKMKRYTTAVSLFHKMETRGINPDFIAMNILINCFCNMGHIHFAFSVLGKLFKRGYQPNTITLNALMKGLCLSGQVNKALQFHDHVVAHGFLLNQVSYGTLINGLCKMGETGAALQLLRKIQGLMVKPTVVMYNSIIDCLCKDKLVTDAYDLYSEMVVKGILPDVLTYNSLLYGFCILGQLKEAVDLLNEMFQKSINPNNYTFNILIDALGKEGKMKEAKNVLAMMIKEGVEPNVVTYSSLMDGYCLVNEMNKAKYVFNTMTQIGLSHDVRSYSIMINGLCKTKKVDEAVDLFEEMYSKNIIPNTVTYNCLIDGLCKSGRMSDVWKLIDRMHDKGIQADIVTYNCIVDALCKSNHLDKALALCRKIQGQGIQPNEFTYTILIDGLCKGGRVKDAQDIFQELLIKGYNLNVQTYTVMINGLCKEGLLDEALALRFKMEDNGCVPNAVTFEIIIRALFEKGENDRAKKLLHEMVARGLLLK encoded by the coding sequence ATGTTGAATGCAGCAATGTCACGGTCAAGATTAAGGTATGCTGTCTCTGTTTCCATTCTCAAGCTTCCTCCTTTTCTATACACTcgctctcactctcactctcagtcTCTTCGCCCATCCATTCACGATGCTGATGATAACACCGTTTCCTTGTTCAATCGCATGCTGTATATGCATCCTACCCCACCCATCTTTGAATTTGGCAAGATTTTAACCTCCCTTGTCAAGATGAAGCGTTACACCACTGCCGTTTCCCTTTTTCACAAAATGGAAACCAGGGGAATTAATCCAGACTTTATTGCTATGAACATCTTGATCAATTGTTTCTGCAACATGGGTCATATCCATTTCGCCTTTTCTGTATTGGGCAAGCTTTTTAAGAGGGGTTACCAGCCAAATACCATAACCTTGAATGCACTCATGAAAGGTCTATGTCTTAGTGGTCAGGTCAATAAAGCTTTGCAATTTCATGACCATGTGGTAGCACATGGATTTCTGCTCAACCAAGTTAGTTATGGGACCTTGATCAATGGATTGTGTAAAATGGGAGAAACAGGTGCTGCCTTGCAGTTGCTGAGGAAGATCCAGGGGCTAATGGTTAAGCCTACTGTGGTAATGTATAATTCTATCATTGACTGCTTGTGCAAAGATAAACTTGTAACCGATGCCTATGATCTATATTCTGAAATGGTTGTCAAGGGAATTTTGCCTGATGTTCTCACTTACAATTCTCTATTGTATGGCTTTTGCATTCTGGGTCAGTTGAAAGAAGCAGTTGATTTGTTAAATGAAATGTTTCAGAAAAGCATCAACCCAAATAATTAtacttttaatatattaattgatGCTTTAGGTAAGGAAGGGAAGATGAAAGAAGCTAAAAATGTGTTAGCTATGATGATAAAAGAAGGCGTGGAACCGAATGTGGTTACTTATAGCTCTTTAATGGATGGTTATTGCTTAGTTAATGAAATGAACAAAGCAAAGTATGTATTCAACACTATGACCCAAATAGGATTGAGTCATGATGTCCGCAGCTATAGTATCATGATTAATGGTTTATGTAAGACTAAAAAGGTGGATGAAGCTGTGGATCTCTTTGAAGAAATGTATTCCAAAAATATCATTCCTAATACGGTAACATACAATTGCCTTATTGATGGTTTGTGCAAGTCAGGAAGAATGTCTGATGTTTGGAAGCTTATTGATAGGATGCATGATAAAGGTATACAAGCTGATATAGTCACTTACAATTGCATAGTAGACGCTTTATGCAAAAGCAATCATCTTGACAAGGCACTTGCATTATGTAGAAAAATTCAAGGCCAGGGTATTCAGCCTAATGAGTTCACGTACACTATACTTATTGATGGACTATGCAAAGGTGGAAGAGTTAAGGACGCACAGGATATTTTTCAGGAACTTTTGATTAAAGGCTACAATCTAAATGTCCAAACATATACTGTTATGATCAATGGGCTTTGTAAAGAGGGCTTACTTGATGAAGCATTGGCCTTGCGATTCAAAATGGAAGACAATGGTTGCGTCCCTAATGCTGtcacttttgaaataattatccGGGCTCTCTTTGAAAAAGGCGAGAATGATAGGGCAAAGAAACTTCTTCATGAAATGGTTGCTAGAGGCCTGCTACTAAAATAA